TCGTGTTCCTGGCTCTGATCGTGTCGCTGATTGACCTGGTGCTGCCTGCCGTCCGCTTCTGGGCGGTAGGAGTCGCCGTCGCTACCGGCATTGTCTTACTGATCGTTGGCATGGCGCGGTCCGGATTCAACGCCGAGCAGCCGCGGCCCCATACGCTGTTCTACGTGCTGAACGCCGATACGGGCGCAGCTCAATGGGTGACGCTCGACGAAGACCAGGACGCGTGGATCGCACAATTCGTTCCGCCTGCCACCGCCCAATCAACCACCTCAGGGGCTGTCCTCGGGCTTCCGGAGGGCTTTGAACTGGAGAATGACTGGCTGATACCTGTCGCCAATGCCTGGACAGGCGATGCGCCGGTGTTAGACGCGCCGCCGCCGCAGCTTGACGTGGTGGCCGACCGCCGCGAGGGTGACATGCGCACGCTCAGTCTGCGCGTGACGTCGCCGCGCCACGGTCGGGTGGTCTATCTCGCGCCGGACCAGGAGGTCGTGAGTGCGTCGGTGGAAGGCAAACCAATCCGTGTCTTTCCGGGTTGGCGGTTCGTCTTCGTCGGCCTGCCACCGGAGGGTGTTGAACTCGAACTGGTCGTGCGCGGCAGCGATCCCACCCGCCTAATTGTCTTTGACCAGACCGATGGCATCCCGGTGGCGCTGGCAGCGGAATACAGCCCTGAGCCGGAGGACATGATGACCGCCAACATGCCGCGCTGGGCACGCGGTTATCCGGCCTTTGTCAGCAAGACTTACGTGTTCGATTAGGGCGTGTTACGCATTTGGGGGACTCCAACGGCTTCTGAGCAACAAGACATGCTTCACCTCAAAGCAGCCTTTGGAAGCAACACATTCTGTGAGGGGAAGGAGACAGCAGGTTGGACGAGGACAACATCATCGTAGAAACGCGGGACCTGACCAAAGATTTGCAGATGGGCCAGGTCACGATTCGAGCGCTGCGAGGGGTCACGCTGCAGGTGCGCCGGGGCGAGGTCCTGAGCATCATCGGGCCGTCGGGAAGCGGCAAATCGACGCTGCTGGGGCTTATCGGCGGGCTGGATACCCCGACCGGGGGCCGGGTACTGATCGACGGTCGGGACATCACCGATCTCAGCGAACGCGAGCTGACACGGATCCGGAACGAAAAGATCGGCTTCGTCTTCCAGTTCTTCAACCTGCTCCCTACCCTCACAGCCGAAGAGAACGTCGCACTGCCGATCCAGGTCGCACGCAAACGACCGGCGCGCCCCGCACAACGCGCCCGCGAGCTGCTCGCCATGCTGGAGCTGGATGACCGGCTACATCACCGGCCCAGCCAGCTTTCGGGGGGCCAGCAGCAGCGGGTCGCCATCGCCCGCGCCCTGGCGAACAACCCGCCGCTGGTGATGTGCGACGAACCGACCGGCAACCTGGACACCATCTCCGGCGCGCTGGTGATGCAGGCCCTGCACGACGTCAACGTCCAGATGGGCACCACGATCATCATCGTCACGCATGACATGGACGTCGCCTCCCAGGCGCATCGGGTCGTCGCGCTGGTGGACGGCCAGATCGCCGACGAATATGATCCTCGTTCCAGCGCCCAGCGCGCGGGGCTTGAGGTTCTACGCCGGGAACGTGTCATGAGCAGCGAGGGTGCAGTCCGATGATCGAGCGACTATCGTTTTTCGTCCGGCATTCGCTCAACGACCTGC
This sequence is a window from Aggregatilinea lenta. Protein-coding genes within it:
- a CDS encoding ABC transporter ATP-binding protein, with amino-acid sequence MDEDNIIVETRDLTKDLQMGQVTIRALRGVTLQVRRGEVLSIIGPSGSGKSTLLGLIGGLDTPTGGRVLIDGRDITDLSERELTRIRNEKIGFVFQFFNLLPTLTAEENVALPIQVARKRPARPAQRARELLAMLELDDRLHHRPSQLSGGQQQRVAIARALANNPPLVMCDEPTGNLDTISGALVMQALHDVNVQMGTTIIIVTHDMDVASQAHRVVALVDGQIADEYDPRSSAQRAGLEVLRRERVMSSEGAVR